The DNA region TTTAATCGCTTTATCGATAAGCAAATGCTTAGAAATATCACTGCCTTTAGAAGGTAAAAAAATCAAAGCATCTTTACTAATTCCTGCATCCCAAAAACATTTACAAAGCATATAACCTGTTAAAATTGAAAGCGAAGAAGGTTTATAAATAACCACATTTCCTGCTGCTAAAGGTGCTGCTATAGTTCCTACTGAAATACCTATAGGAAAATTCCAAGGAGCAATTACCACACCTATACCTTTAGGATTAAATTGAGTTTTTTTATTTTGCTCTTTTAAAATTTTTAAAGAATGTGGGTAAAATTCTATAAAATCAATAGCTTCACTAACCTCAGGATCAATTTCTAAAAAAGTTTTACCCACTTCAAGAGCTGCTAAACCTATTAAATCTCCACGACGCTCTCTCATTAAATTTGCAGCTTTAGACAAAATAAAATGAATTTCATCAAAACTTTTCTTCACATAAGATGAATTTTTAGCTACTTCAAGAGCTTGTTCAATTTCTTTTTTTCCTGCTAAATAAGCTTTTCCTATTAATCTATTTTTAATTTTATCCTTAACTTCTAAAATATTTAAAGTATTTTTATCAAGTTCTAAATTCCCAATTATAGGCATAACATCATAATTTTGTAAATTTTCATATTTAGCTTTTATATTTTTAGCCCATACTCTATTTTGCTCTAAAATAAAATCAGTGTCACTTTCATTTTTAAAAATCTGACTTTCATAAGTAGTATTTACATTGTTTATAATTTTATTTCTATCTTGAGTACGATGTGTACTATTATCAAGAGTTTTAATGCCCTTTAAAGAATTTAAAAAAAGTTCTTTTTGTGCATTCCAATTACTATCTCCAACTTTTATATTAAAAAAATATCTCATAAAATTATCTTCACTAGTATTTTCATCAAGACGCCTTACAAGATAAGCAATAGCATTATTAAAATGTTTTGCATCACAAACTGGAGCATAAAGAATTAAATCATGCATTTTAGACAATTCATAAGAACATTGTAAACTCATACCTTCAAGCATTTCAAAAGTAAAAGAATCCAAAGCTCCTGCCTCATGAATAAGAGTATAAGCATAAGCTATTTCAAAGATATTATGACTTGCAATTCCTACATTTATATATTTATAATTATCATCTTGCAAAACAAAATCAAGCATTTTATTATAATTACTATCAGTATCTATTTTTTTATAAAAAGTAGGAAGCTCCCAACCTCTTTGACTTGCTATAGTCTCTTCACTTTCCATATTTGCACCCTTAACAAAACGGATTTTAATAGGCTTCATACCTTTTAAAACCCTTTCTTTTGAAAAAACAAAAAGTTTTTTAAGATATTCATAAGAATCAGGAATATAAGCTTGTAAAACAATACCTGCTTTAATATCAAATTTAGACACACTTTCCATAAAAGCTGCAACAGTAAGTTCTAAATCTCTAAACTCTTCCATGTCAAGATTGATAAATTTACTCAGGCCTTGTTTTTTTTCTTCTACTAACGCTAAAGCGTACAAATCATCAAGTCTTTTAACAATTTCATTTTTAGAATACTCAAAATCAATAATATTGATTTGTGAAAAAATAGTAGTGATTTTAATAGAAATATAAGTAATATAATTTGATTTTAAAGCTTCTTCATATTTTTTAATACGGTATTTGCTTTCAGCTTCACCTAAAACCTCTTCACCGATTAAATTAACATTTAAAATAATATTATCTCGATCTTTTCTTTTAAGCATATGAGGCTTTAAAACATTAGGATTTGCATCCAAAACCATAGCTTTAGTATCTTCTCTTAAATGTTTTACAAAAAATGGTACGCTTAAGTTAGGTACAAATTTACCAAAATTTAAAAAAGTAACAAGTAAAAATTTTTCAAAAGCACTAAAAAAATCTGCTATACCGTATTTATTTAAAGTATATTCTATAAGTTCAAAACTTGCTTTTTTATCCCTACATCTAAAAGAACGATCAAGTAATTCAATAAGCATAACTTTATTTTTAGGATTACTTAAAAGTTTTTGCATTTTAGCATGAAATTCTTTTTCAGAATGGGAAATATTTACTTGTATTTTATTTTGCAATTCTTCAGCTAAAGCTAAAACTTTTTGTATCATTTTTAATCTCCTAATGATAAAATAAGGTCTTTGGTTAAAATAATATAAATAAAATAAAAATAAGATTATTCATTTTAAAAAAAGGAATAAAAAAATTTTATGAAGATATATATGAGTATATAAGTAACAAAAATTAATTAAAAATAAATTTATATTCCTGTCTAATCACAGCCTGAGCTACAATCTTAGCCTCAATATTCTCATCTTCTAAATTTTTAAGGCACTGCAAAGCCTTATTTTCATCTATAGCCATTAACAGCCCACCAGAAGTTTGAGGATCGCATAATAACAAATGTTCTTCATTACAATGAGTTTGAAATTCTTGCATAAATTCTAAATTCTTATAAGCTCCTTTAGGAATCAAACCCATATTAAAATACTCATGCACTCCTTCTAAAAAAGGAAGTTCATGTTTAAAAATAGCAAAAGAAATATGATCATTTAACATTTCTTTTAAATGCCCTAAAAATCCAAAGCCAGTAACATCACTCATTGCATTTACCCCAAATTTAAGTGCAATTTGACTAGCTTTATAATTTAAAGCCATCATATTTTTAAGCATAGAATTTAAATATTTTTCATTTAAAATTTGAGCTTTTAAAGCAGTGCTTAAAATACCTGTTCCCAAAGGCTTTGTTAAAAGGATTAAATCACCTTCTTTTGCGCTATTATTAGCAACAAATTGTCTAGGATGTACTTTTCCTGTAACACTAAGTCCAAAAAAAAGCTCATTACTCTCTATAGTATGTCCTCCTACAATTAAAGCACCACATTCTCTTACCTTATCATTAGCACCTTCTAATATTTCTTTTAAAAGGCTTAAATCATGATTAAAAGTATCAAAACCCACTATATTTAAAGCATTAATTACTTGTGCGCCCATAGCAAAAACATCACTTAAAGCATTAGCTGCAGCAATAGCACCAAAATGATAAGCACTATCTACTATAGGAGTGATAAAATCTAGAGTCTGCACTAAAGCCAAATCAGGACTTATTTGAAAAACACTTGCATCTTCATTATTACCGATACTACTTAACAAAGCTGGACTTGTTTGCATGAAATTTAAAATTGTTTTAAGACCACCCGGGCTTAATTTCGCTGCTCAACCTGCCGCTTTTGTAAAATGTGTTAAATTTTGATTTTTATATTCCATATTTTCCTATAAACTAATAATTTTTGCCCTACCAAAAAGCTCATTTAAAATTTCATAAGCATTACCAATATGCCCAATTTCAAGCTCATTACTCTTTTTAAAAAATTCCAAACAAGCTCCACAACTTATGATCTTAACCCCTAAATTTTCAAGATCCTTCATAGCTAAATATGCTAAATGATTTTTATCTGTATTTATCAAAACACTTTCATTCACACAAAGAATTTTATCAGGTAAATTTTCTATATTTTTTAAAGTATTTAAAAATCCTACAAATAAATTTTTTCCTAATTCACCACTACCTATTTTATCCGATTTTAAAAACAAAACTTTATATTCATGAATATTAGTTTTAGAAAAATCAATATTTTGTTTTTTTACTTTTATACAAAACTCATTATCATTTTCTTCAATCTCAGCATACAAATTTAAAGAATTTAAAAATTTTAAAACATTATTTTTAGAAATAGTAGAATTTAACAAAATCTCTAAAATTTCATTATCTTTAAGTTCACAAAGAGCTTTTTTTGTTTCAACAACAGGCTTAGGACATTCAAGATTTCTACAATCAATTCTCATCATTCCTCCTTAATTCAATAAAGACAATAATAATCTTTTCTTGCTTTTTTTGTCTTTAAATCAAGGAGGTAAAAAAGTTAAATTTTCTTTTTGTTCACATCTTCTAAAATAGCACCTGCTATACGATTTACCTCATTTGTTATACCATTAGTAGCATTTGCAACTTCCACATTTTCTTTAGTCACACTTTCAAGTTTTGCAATAGCATCATTAATTTGAGCAATACCTGTTGTTTGCTCTTTAACAGACTCTGCAACCTCATTAACACTTTGTACAAGTATATTAATATTAGCTTCAA from Campylobacter hepaticus includes:
- a CDS encoding proline dehydrogenase family protein — its product is MIQKVLALAEELQNKIQVNISHSEKEFHAKMQKLLSNPKNKVMLIELLDRSFRCRDKKASFELIEYTLNKYGIADFFSAFEKFLLVTFLNFGKFVPNLSVPFFVKHLREDTKAMVLDANPNVLKPHMLKRKDRDNIILNVNLIGEEVLGEAESKYRIKKYEEALKSNYITYISIKITTIFSQINIIDFEYSKNEIVKRLDDLYALALVEEKKQGLSKFINLDMEEFRDLELTVAAFMESVSKFDIKAGIVLQAYIPDSYEYLKKLFVFSKERVLKGMKPIKIRFVKGANMESEETIASQRGWELPTFYKKIDTDSNYNKMLDFVLQDDNYKYINVGIASHNIFEIAYAYTLIHEAGALDSFTFEMLEGMSLQCSYELSKMHDLILYAPVCDAKHFNNAIAYLVRRLDENTSEDNFMRYFFNIKVGDSNWNAQKELFLNSLKGIKTLDNSTHRTQDRNKIINNVNTTYESQIFKNESDTDFILEQNRVWAKNIKAKYENLQNYDVMPIIGNLELDKNTLNILEVKDKIKNRLIGKAYLAGKKEIEQALEVAKNSSYVKKSFDEIHFILSKAANLMRERRGDLIGLAALEVGKTFLEIDPEVSEAIDFIEFYPHSLKILKEQNKKTQFNPKGIGVVIAPWNFPIGISVGTIAAPLAAGNVVIYKPSSLSILTGYMLCKCFWDAGISKDALIFLPSKGSDISKHLLIDKAIKFSVLTGGEDTAYAMLKANPTLLLSAETGGKNATIVSKFADRDSAIKNIIHSAFSNSGQKCSATSLLVLEKEVYEDEEFKKTLVDAAASMAVGDPFEFKNKLGTLADKPSVKVEKALNELKPYEEWVLKPQFLDDNPYLMTPGIKYGTKKGDFTHMNELFVPILSVMKAKDLKEAIEIVNSTGYGLTAGFESLDEREWEYFHTHIEAGNIYINKPTTGAIVLRQPFGGVKKSAIGFGRKVGIYNYITQFLDISTNETDDNLLDNDFIKALEKIKLKLNKENEKTLENVILMAKSYVYHYKNEFSLSKDYVKIRGEENLFSYTKIKNLLFRICENDSLQDILGVIVGASVLNIPLSISYDENTKMNLVKEFCKALNLKIDFFNESKAKCILNFKKFERIRYHAIASVEDEIYIQAAKEAKIIIRDKPLLNGRFEFLFYHNEKSLSISFHRYGNLGIRALNKE
- the selD gene encoding selenide, water dikinase SelD; this encodes MEYKNQNLTHFTKAAGUAAKLSPGGLKTILNFMQTSPALLSSIGNNEDASVFQISPDLALVQTLDFITPIVDSAYHFGAIAAANALSDVFAMGAQVINALNIVGFDTFNHDLSLLKEILEGANDKVRECGALIVGGHTIESNELFFGLSVTGKVHPRQFVANNSAKEGDLILLTKPLGTGILSTALKAQILNEKYLNSMLKNMMALNYKASQIALKFGVNAMSDVTGFGFLGHLKEMLNDHISFAIFKHELPFLEGVHEYFNMGLIPKGAYKNLEFMQEFQTHCNEEHLLLCDPQTSGGLLMAIDENKALQCLKNLEDENIEAKIVAQAVIRQEYKFIFN
- the yedF gene encoding sulfurtransferase-like selenium metabolism protein YedF produces the protein MRIDCRNLECPKPVVETKKALCELKDNEILEILLNSTISKNNVLKFLNSLNLYAEIEENDNEFCIKVKKQNIDFSKTNIHEYKVLFLKSDKIGSGELGKNLFVGFLNTLKNIENLPDKILCVNESVLINTDKNHLAYLAMKDLENLGVKIISCGACLEFFKKSNELEIGHIGNAYEILNELFGRAKIISL